The genomic interval CAGGTATCAACCTTCTACAGAAAAGAGTTTAATTTGGCAAGCTTGTTGTTATCACTGATGGATAATTTTTTTGTCACCtctctgttttgctttgttctagTTTAATGCTGAGAATGTGTTAGAAAGGATCTAGAAActtctgtgtttggttttttttttgataaagtctctcctccagcacagggAAACATACTGCTTGTTTAATATActtgtgtttttttctcccatcAGCAttactccttttctcttttcttctctctttccttttttctcttctttcttttctcccttcttttctcGAGCAGACAGGTACAAGAATCAAGTTGTCTTTCGTCAGCAGTCCTTTGAGATAGAGTAGAATTCAGTGAGTCCTCACCATGATAGGATCATAAACTTACTGGATTAAACCAAGCTAACTTTCCCTAAGCTGCCAAGTTTTagctgcaccatacatatatgtgtTTCCTTGTGCCATTTTCTTGTCTTGCAGTTTTATTTTTCTCGATGACCCTGAGCTATGGCTTCTCATTTCTACCTCTAGTcaaccttcctttcttttctggttttgcCAATATAGGCCTCAAAGAAAAAATGgcagaagagcacaaagtaGCTGAGGTACATGAGAGAGGACCAGATGATGTTCTGCACGTgggaatggcactggccctgcTGCATCCAGGAGAAGACCAGGTAGTTGATGACGCAGCCGATCAACATCTGAGTGATCTGCGACAAGGTGATGAACATGGCGAACTTGCGCGAGACTCTGAAGCCAGCAGCCCGCAAGGCATAGTAAGAGTACATAACGGCGTGCACCCCATAGTTCATGGTCATGAACCAGCCACCCCCAGCCACCATGTCCTTGTAGGAATACCAAGAGTAAAGTAACACAGTAATGTGGTGGTACCAGTGTAAGAAGATGAGCTTCTGTTTCCTAAGAATAATGAATATTGTATCACctgcaacaaaacaaacagacaaaaaggaggggagggaatgAGAAACACGTTGAATAAATTCACCATTACTGCAGGGCTTTCTGccctttgctgtgcctggagcgcACACTATTTTGGAGCATGAAAAGCCAGCTCAGCTCTAGGTCTGCCTGATCCAAGTGCAAGCTTGGCTCCTAATTGCTCAGTCTTTGGAAAAACAACGTATGCTTCTTTTCCTGTGTGGGCACCCTTGCTTGAAAGCTCCATAGGTGTACTTGATAGACCCTTGCTGCAAACGTAATCCATGAAGGTCTGAGGTGGGCAAATGTGTATCATCTCTGACTGTGACACTGTCCATTATATACTGTGACCAGAAGAGAAGCACAGCTTGATAGAGAGCTGAAAACCTGAAGTGTCCTCTGACTCAAATGCTTACCTGCAAACTGAACCTCGTTCAACTCAGTAGAG from Pogoniulus pusillus isolate bPogPus1 chromosome 9, bPogPus1.pri, whole genome shotgun sequence carries:
- the ELOVL6 gene encoding very long chain fatty acid elongase 6 isoform X2; translation: MQENWKKSFLFSALYAAFIFGGRHLMNKRAKFELRKPLVLWSLSLAVFSIFGAVRTGAYMLYILMTKGLKQSVCDQSFYIGPVSKFWAYAFVLSKAPELGDTIFIILRKQKLIFLHWYHHITVLLYSWYSYKDMVAGGGWFMTMNYGVHAVMYSYYALRAAGFRVSRKFAMFITLSQITQMLIGCVINYLVFSWMQQGQCHSHVQNIIWSSLMYLSYFVLFCHFFFEAYIGKTRKERKVD
- the ELOVL6 gene encoding very long chain fatty acid elongase 6 isoform X3, which encodes MNKRAKFELRKPLVLWSLSLAVFSIFGAVRTGAYMLYILMTKGLKQSVCDQSFYIGPVSKFWAYAFVLSKAPELGDTIFIILRKQKLIFLHWYHHITVLLYSWYSYKDMVAGGGWFMTMNYGVHAVMYSYYALRAAGFRVSRKFAMFITLSQITQMLIGCVINYLVFSWMQQGQCHSHVQNIIWSSLMYLSYFVLFCHFFFEAYIGKTRKERKVD
- the ELOVL6 gene encoding very long chain fatty acid elongase 6 isoform X1 — translated: MNMSVLTLQEYEFEKQFNEHAAIQWMQENWKKSFLFSALYAAFIFGGRHLMNKRAKFELRKPLVLWSLSLAVFSIFGAVRTGAYMLYILMTKGLKQSVCDQSFYIGPVSKFWAYAFVLSKAPELGDTIFIILRKQKLIFLHWYHHITVLLYSWYSYKDMVAGGGWFMTMNYGVHAVMYSYYALRAAGFRVSRKFAMFITLSQITQMLIGCVINYLVFSWMQQGQCHSHVQNIIWSSLMYLSYFVLFCHFFFEAYIGKTRKERKVD